The Trichocoleus desertorum ATA4-8-CV12 genome includes a window with the following:
- a CDS encoding methyl-accepting chemotaxis protein — MTPITHINPRKAQTEGVSHLKNWIVLLCTTITLLGGIGWYVWFSAQSAQKTRVLNQRVQELSGGMIYLDEVLTMSARLATTTGDVRWEERYRQFEPTLAANLQETMQLLPKLFDTEAVTKATTANAQLSQIEDQALNLVRQGKSPAAAALLFSPEYERQKQIYAQGLQELTTAMQQFVKRSLQAQAQQSLWATAIIIIALLLLLLLWGSVLRMLMRYILTIKNLVGVTEEIATGDLTVQIAEGTDRQGEIGQFLAALESMTQSLNALVRQVQNSGLQIATSATQIAVSGKQLESTVIEQIAATSEVVATTQEIASTSRTLTHTMEEVAAMSQTTTGAAAKSQMSLTQMATTMRQLVNATTTISGKLETISEKANNISNVVATITKVADQTNLLSLNAAIEAEKAGESGRGFSVVAREIRRLADQTSVATLDIEQTVHEMQSAVSTGVMEMDKFMKEVEGGVGEVNGIGCQLKEIIQQVEALAPRFIMVNQGMEGQTQGAQQINEAMTQLRDTSEQTADSLKEINHAIEQLQDVAQKLNQEILRFKIS; from the coding sequence ATGACTCCAATTACCCACATCAACCCCCGCAAAGCCCAAACTGAGGGAGTTTCTCATCTCAAAAATTGGATTGTTCTCCTATGCACGACGATTACGTTGTTAGGAGGTATCGGCTGGTACGTTTGGTTCTCTGCTCAGAGCGCTCAAAAAACTAGAGTTCTCAATCAACGAGTGCAAGAGCTGAGTGGCGGCATGATCTATTTAGATGAAGTTCTAACCATGTCTGCTCGTCTGGCCACCACCACAGGCGATGTCCGTTGGGAAGAACGCTATCGGCAGTTTGAGCCAACCTTAGCAGCTAATTTGCAAGAGACGATGCAGCTTCTGCCTAAGTTATTTGACACTGAAGCGGTGACAAAAGCCACGACTGCCAATGCTCAGTTGAGCCAAATAGAAGACCAAGCCCTGAATCTAGTCCGCCAAGGCAAATCACCCGCCGCTGCGGCTCTGCTGTTTAGCCCAGAATACGAACGCCAAAAGCAAATTTATGCGCAAGGACTGCAAGAACTAACTACGGCGATGCAGCAATTTGTGAAGCGTTCTCTTCAAGCTCAAGCTCAGCAATCTCTTTGGGCTACAGCAATCATTATTATTGCTTTGCTGCTGCTGTTGCTGCTCTGGGGCAGTGTGTTACGCATGCTCATGCGATACATTTTGACCATCAAGAATCTTGTAGGTGTCACAGAAGAAATCGCTACAGGTGATTTAACAGTTCAAATCGCTGAAGGTACAGACCGCCAAGGTGAAATTGGCCAGTTTCTAGCTGCCTTAGAGAGCATGACCCAAAGCTTAAACGCCTTGGTACGTCAGGTACAAAACTCTGGCTTGCAGATCGCAACTTCAGCCACCCAGATCGCCGTTTCTGGCAAACAATTAGAATCCACTGTCATCGAGCAAATTGCAGCTACGAGTGAAGTGGTCGCGACTACCCAAGAAATTGCCTCAACTTCTCGCACCTTGACTCACACAATGGAAGAAGTTGCTGCCATGTCGCAGACTACTACAGGTGCTGCGGCCAAAAGCCAAATGAGCTTGACCCAGATGGCAACTACAATGCGGCAATTGGTCAATGCTACCACTACGATTTCTGGCAAGTTAGAAACAATTAGTGAGAAGGCAAATAACATTAGCAACGTTGTTGCCACGATTACAAAAGTTGCTGATCAAACCAATCTCCTCTCCCTTAATGCCGCGATCGAAGCTGAAAAAGCAGGAGAATCTGGCCGAGGTTTCAGCGTAGTTGCTAGAGAAATCCGCCGTCTTGCGGATCAAACTTCGGTGGCTACCCTAGATATTGAACAGACCGTTCATGAAATGCAGTCAGCTGTTTCCACAGGCGTCATGGAAATGGACAAATTTATGAAGGAAGTAGAAGGTGGCGTAGGAGAGGTTAATGGCATTGGTTGCCAACTGAAAGAAATTATTCAGCAAGTAGAGGCTCTAGCACCCAGATTTATCATGGTCAATCAAGGCATGGAGGGGCAGACTCAAGGCGCTCAACAAATCAACGAAGCCATGACCCAACTGCGAGATACCTCTGAGCAGACGGCAGATTCTCTTAAGGAAATTAATCACGCGATCGAGCAACTGCAAGATGTAGCTCAAAAATTAAATCAAGAAATTCTGCGCTTCAAAATTAGTTGA
- a CDS encoding methyl-accepting chemotaxis protein — MLKNMSLQSRLIGSFGLMSVIVLVASSVGWMGISRLSKHIDTLSKTSLPSVAGIWKVNEGQTQVQSSMRALVNPEISEENKQTEMTRIKSAWKQIDDGFKEYESAPQTSEEAVLYKGQFKPHWDDWKQDHEKFLQLYEAARQNSLTEAEVKNLNQFLAFEERQSFDIATEDLLRILDINAEVARVAQVAAAQDSSQASFWVLFALIAGPTVAIALGTYLSRTIAKPLGTKVANVVVVAEQISAGDLTTQVEAGTNSNDEVDKLLMAFQAMTHNLNSLIRQVQQSGIQVTTSATKIAASGKQLEATVTEQVAATNEVVVTAKEIAATSGELANTMEEVATMSQETTVAAAANQEDLIRMATTMRQLVAATNSISAKLEVISEKANNINSVVNTITKVADQTNLLSLNAAIEAEKAGEYGLGFAVVAREIRRLADQTAVATLDIEQMVKEMQSSVSTGVMEMDKFTKEVGRGMEDVGNISEQLGEIIEQVQALSPRFSVVNQGMEAQSQGAQQISEAMVQLSETSVQTADALQEINRAIDQLNQAAQGLRQEISRFKVGAIALEPQPLYSY; from the coding sequence ATGCTTAAAAACATGTCATTGCAGAGTAGACTGATTGGCTCCTTTGGTCTAATGAGTGTCATTGTTCTAGTAGCGTCCTCAGTCGGATGGATGGGCATCTCTCGGCTGAGTAAACACATTGATACCTTGAGTAAAACTAGCCTTCCTAGCGTTGCTGGCATTTGGAAAGTTAATGAGGGGCAGACTCAGGTTCAGTCCTCCATGCGAGCTTTAGTCAATCCAGAGATTAGTGAAGAAAATAAACAAACTGAAATGACCCGCATCAAGAGTGCGTGGAAGCAAATTGATGATGGGTTTAAAGAATATGAGTCAGCTCCCCAAACATCTGAGGAGGCAGTTCTCTATAAAGGTCAGTTTAAACCTCATTGGGATGATTGGAAGCAAGATCATGAAAAGTTCCTTCAACTTTACGAGGCTGCAAGGCAAAATAGTTTAACTGAAGCTGAGGTCAAAAATCTTAACCAATTTCTAGCTTTTGAAGAACGTCAGTCATTTGATATAGCTACAGAAGATTTGTTGAGAATTTTAGATATCAATGCTGAAGTTGCTAGAGTTGCTCAGGTTGCAGCAGCTCAAGATAGTAGTCAGGCATCTTTTTGGGTGCTCTTTGCATTGATTGCGGGTCCTACGGTGGCGATCGCTTTAGGAACTTACCTAAGCCGCACGATCGCGAAGCCTTTAGGTACAAAAGTTGCCAATGTCGTAGTTGTGGCAGAGCAGATTTCAGCCGGAGACTTAACCACTCAAGTTGAGGCTGGGACTAACAGTAATGATGAGGTTGACAAGCTACTTATGGCTTTTCAGGCCATGACTCACAATCTCAACTCTTTAATTCGTCAGGTGCAACAATCTGGCATTCAAGTCACAACTTCTGCGACGAAAATTGCGGCCTCTGGGAAGCAATTGGAAGCCACGGTGACAGAACAGGTCGCTGCCACTAATGAAGTTGTTGTGACTGCAAAGGAAATTGCGGCTACTTCTGGAGAACTTGCCAACACGATGGAAGAAGTCGCGACCATGTCTCAAGAAACGACTGTAGCGGCAGCTGCCAATCAAGAAGATTTGATCCGGATGGCAACAACCATGCGCCAGCTAGTGGCAGCGACCAACTCCATTTCTGCCAAGCTGGAAGTCATTAGCGAGAAAGCCAACAACATTAATAGTGTGGTCAATACCATTACGAAGGTGGCAGACCAGACGAACCTCCTGTCACTCAATGCCGCGATCGAAGCTGAAAAAGCAGGAGAATACGGGTTGGGCTTTGCGGTGGTAGCGAGAGAAATCCGACGCTTAGCTGACCAAACCGCTGTGGCTACCCTCGACATTGAGCAGATGGTAAAAGAGATGCAATCTTCAGTCTCCACCGGAGTCATGGAGATGGATAAGTTTACCAAGGAGGTAGGCCGAGGTATGGAAGATGTGGGCAATATTAGTGAGCAGTTAGGAGAAATTATTGAGCAAGTGCAAGCGCTATCTCCCCGATTTTCGGTGGTAAATCAAGGAATGGAAGCTCAATCTCAGGGAGCACAACAAATCAGCGAAGCAATGGTGCAGTTAAGTGAAACCTCCGTGCAGACGGCTGACGCTTTGCAGGAAATCAACCGAGCGATCGATCAGTTAAACCAAGCAGCTCAAGGCTTGCGCCAAGAAATTTCTCGCTTTAAGGTAGGGGCGATCGCCTTGGAACCACAACCGCTCTATAGCTACTAA
- a CDS encoding chemotaxis protein CheW — MLLFAIDDERYALEGQQVVEVLPLVSLTKPHQAPPCVSGFLHYRGSMIPVVDICQLIRGRPCRSFLSTRIIVARFLTSDHQTQVLGLLAERVTQTFDAADATPIPIGMVVDTAAYLGNRVLDAQGIIQCLHVEHLLSPEQRASLPVVQ; from the coding sequence ATGCTGCTCTTTGCAATTGATGATGAGCGTTATGCCTTGGAGGGTCAGCAGGTAGTAGAGGTGCTGCCCTTGGTGAGCCTGACCAAACCGCATCAAGCGCCCCCTTGTGTTTCTGGCTTCCTACACTATCGAGGCTCTATGATTCCTGTTGTTGATATATGCCAACTGATTCGGGGCCGTCCTTGCCGCTCCTTCTTAAGTACCCGGATTATTGTGGCTCGCTTTCTTACCTCAGATCACCAGACCCAAGTCTTGGGTTTACTGGCAGAGAGAGTCACTCAGACCTTTGATGCCGCAGATGCCACGCCGATCCCGATCGGAATGGTTGTAGATACAGCGGCTTATTTAGGGAATAGAGTTTTAGATGCTCAAGGCATCATCCAGTGTCTTCACGTAGAACATTTGTTGTCTCCAGAACAACGAGCTAGTCTGCCAGTCGTGCAATAA
- a CDS encoding response regulator, whose translation MSQEIATDNLECLSEPTSLAIAHQIVVLLIDDQIIIGEAIRRMLASEPDIVFHYCNDPGQAIQLAKEIAPTVILQDLVMPNIDGLMLVRHFRSNPITLNIPLIVLSTKDEPKVKAEAFALGINDYLVKLPDKIELVARLRYHSRAYLNHQAQTAALTAQAQAQKLEQTLQELRKTQSQLIQTEKMSSLGQMVAGVAHEINNPVNFIYGNLKHIESYIQELLDLVNLYQEQYPEPGPKIQNYIETIDLDFVTDDLPKTLSSMKIGTDRIRQIVLSLRNFSRLDQAEMKPVNLHEGIDSTLLILNHRIKQGITIIKEYQDLPLVECYPAQLNQVFMNILNNAMDALLEDSEKPNKEIKIQTELLNPHQVQVRIQDNGLGIPLEIRSKLFDPFFTTKPVGQGTGLGLSICYQIIEKHQGEIEVGCTPDGGAEFIIRLPVQHFS comes from the coding sequence ATGTCACAAGAAATTGCTACTGACAATCTAGAATGCTTGAGTGAGCCGACCTCACTTGCCATAGCTCATCAGATTGTAGTTCTACTAATTGATGATCAAATTATTATCGGGGAAGCCATTCGACGCATGCTGGCTTCTGAACCAGACATTGTCTTTCATTACTGTAATGATCCTGGGCAAGCTATTCAATTGGCTAAAGAAATTGCGCCTACGGTAATTTTGCAAGACTTGGTTATGCCTAACATTGACGGGTTAATGTTAGTGCGGCATTTTCGCTCTAATCCCATTACCCTTAATATTCCGCTCATTGTACTTTCAACTAAAGATGAGCCGAAGGTGAAAGCAGAAGCCTTTGCTTTAGGGATTAACGATTATTTAGTGAAGTTGCCTGACAAAATTGAACTCGTAGCTCGGTTGCGATATCACTCCAGAGCTTATCTAAATCATCAAGCTCAAACGGCTGCTCTCACTGCTCAAGCACAAGCTCAAAAATTAGAGCAAACTTTGCAAGAGCTACGTAAAACCCAATCTCAGCTAATCCAAACCGAGAAGATGTCGAGTTTGGGTCAGATGGTGGCAGGGGTAGCGCACGAAATCAATAATCCTGTTAATTTTATCTACGGCAACCTTAAACATATTGAAAGCTATATTCAAGAACTATTAGACCTAGTTAATCTTTATCAAGAGCAGTATCCTGAACCAGGACCAAAAATTCAAAATTATATAGAAACCATTGACCTAGATTTTGTTACCGACGATCTACCTAAGACATTGTCTTCCATGAAAATAGGGACCGATCGCATTCGGCAGATTGTGCTGTCGTTACGCAACTTTTCTCGGCTGGACCAAGCTGAAATGAAGCCAGTCAATTTACACGAAGGGATTGACAGCACGTTATTGATTTTGAATCATCGGATTAAGCAAGGTATTACCATCATTAAGGAATATCAAGATTTACCTCTGGTGGAGTGTTATCCTGCTCAGCTGAATCAAGTATTCATGAATATTCTGAACAATGCGATGGATGCGTTGCTAGAAGACTCGGAAAAACCTAATAAGGAAATTAAGATTCAGACAGAGTTGCTGAATCCACATCAAGTGCAAGTGCGAATTCAAGATAATGGTTTGGGGATTCCGTTAGAAATTCGAAGTAAGTTGTTCGATCCATTTTTCACCACGAAGCCTGTGGGTCAGGGGACAGGGCTAGGACTGTCTATCTGCTATCAAATTATTGAAAAGCACCAAGGCGAAATCGAAGTTGGTTGTACTCCAGACGGGGGAGCAGAGTTTATCATTCGATTACCTGTGCAACACTTTTCGTAA
- a CDS encoding glycosyltransferase, which yields MKVLHVLPSVSPLLGGPTHVVLHLVKALRDLGIEAEIATTNDNGDTTLDVPLQQRTEYQQVPIWFFPRFPLRMKEFLFSAELTRWLWQNLAKYDTLETHYLFSYASTCAGAIARQHKIPYTVRTMGQLSPWALAQSSTKKRLYTQLIEQRNLQQASAIHCTAPGEAEDVRKFGIHTPTITLPLGVEIPNSCPEARKVLGEKYGISPDVPIVLFLSRLHYKKRPDLLLQSLSFLAKAGHPFHLCLAGAGEPNYLKHLQTLIASLGLTAQTSLTGFVAGRDKEILLQGSDIFVLPSFSENFGVAVAEAMAAGLPVIITPDIQIAPDIARAKAGLVVEGEVETLSAAIAQLLNSPELRQQLGENGRRFAQSHYSWDAIAQQLAAAYTAILQKQPLPGEK from the coding sequence ATGAAGGTTCTACATGTGCTTCCATCTGTCAGTCCCTTGTTAGGTGGTCCCACTCATGTAGTGTTGCATCTAGTCAAAGCTTTGAGAGATTTAGGGATAGAAGCTGAGATCGCGACAACTAATGATAATGGCGACACCACTCTAGATGTGCCGCTCCAGCAGAGAACTGAGTATCAGCAAGTACCTATTTGGTTCTTTCCTCGCTTTCCACTGCGAATGAAGGAGTTTCTCTTCTCAGCTGAATTAACCCGTTGGTTGTGGCAAAATCTTGCTAAGTATGACACCTTAGAGACTCACTATTTGTTTTCTTACGCCTCAACCTGTGCAGGTGCGATCGCCCGTCAACATAAAATCCCCTACACAGTGCGTACAATGGGCCAGCTATCTCCCTGGGCACTGGCTCAAAGCAGCACCAAAAAACGGCTCTATACTCAGTTAATTGAACAGCGTAATCTCCAACAAGCTTCAGCAATTCACTGTACTGCTCCTGGTGAAGCTGAAGATGTCCGAAAATTTGGCATTCACACTCCTACCATCACCCTTCCCTTAGGAGTTGAAATACCAAACTCATGCCCCGAAGCGCGAAAAGTGCTAGGTGAAAAATACGGGATTAGCCCTGATGTCCCTATCGTCTTGTTTCTGTCTCGCCTACATTACAAAAAGCGCCCAGACTTGCTCCTGCAATCTCTCAGCTTCCTTGCCAAAGCAGGGCATCCTTTCCATCTATGCCTAGCTGGTGCTGGAGAGCCAAATTACCTCAAACATCTACAAACTCTTATTGCTTCCTTAGGGCTAACCGCTCAAACTTCCTTAACTGGATTTGTAGCTGGCCGAGATAAAGAGATACTCCTACAAGGTTCCGATATTTTTGTCCTGCCGTCTTTCTCCGAAAACTTTGGGGTGGCAGTGGCGGAAGCAATGGCCGCAGGGCTACCTGTCATCATTACACCCGATATCCAAATTGCCCCAGACATTGCGAGGGCTAAAGCAGGGCTGGTTGTTGAAGGTGAAGTCGAAACCTTATCAGCGGCGATCGCCCAACTTCTCAACTCGCCAGAATTACGACAGCAACTGGGAGAAAATGGTCGTCGATTTGCCCAGTCTCATTATTCTTGGGATGCGATCGCTCAGCAATTGGCAGCTGCTTACACCGCTATTTTACAGAAGCAGCCGTTACCAGGAGAAAAATAG
- a CDS encoding glycosyltransferase has protein sequence MSQSSEPNSLHLWFPNLFEFKGGIQVYLGDLLQALTKAFPTLNITVHDKLDRSYPTQDWQQHPVSFVMYGNQPNRLKTLHFALGIAISALKQRPKLVLCGHLNFAPVAYWLNRFTGIPYWILVYGVDAWEIKNSTKKRALQAAAKIISISHYTRDRLIDEQHLDPNQFSLLPVTFDAHRFQPASKPDYLLRRYNLAPTQPTILTVARLSRAERYKGYDKILEALPIIRQSIPNVHYVLVGKGDDRPRVEKLITQLGLQDCVTLTGFVSDQELCDHYNLCDVFAMPSKGEGFGIVYLEALACGKPTLGGNQDGAIDALCQGELGALVDPDDAVQIAHTIVQLLEQTYPNPLLYQSETLRQRVINIYGIEPFQQRLTSLIATHIWEASR, from the coding sequence ATGTCTCAATCTTCAGAACCAAATTCGCTACATCTCTGGTTTCCGAATCTGTTTGAGTTCAAAGGTGGCATTCAGGTTTATCTAGGCGATCTGCTCCAAGCCTTAACAAAAGCCTTCCCCACACTCAACATTACGGTTCACGACAAGTTAGATCGCTCTTACCCTACTCAAGATTGGCAACAACATCCCGTTTCCTTTGTCATGTATGGCAATCAACCCAATCGACTGAAAACCCTGCACTTTGCTTTGGGTATTGCCATAAGTGCATTAAAACAAAGACCAAAGTTAGTTCTCTGTGGTCATCTTAACTTTGCTCCCGTTGCTTACTGGCTAAACCGTTTTACAGGTATTCCCTATTGGATCTTGGTTTATGGCGTTGATGCTTGGGAAATCAAAAATTCAACGAAAAAAAGAGCCCTTCAAGCTGCCGCAAAAATCATCTCAATTAGCCACTACACTCGCGATCGCCTCATTGATGAACAACATCTAGACCCCAACCAATTTTCCCTATTACCCGTCACATTCGATGCTCATCGCTTCCAACCAGCTTCTAAACCTGACTATTTACTCAGGCGATACAATCTCGCGCCAACACAGCCCACTATCCTCACCGTAGCCCGCCTATCACGAGCTGAGCGCTACAAAGGATACGACAAGATCCTGGAAGCACTGCCTATCATCCGTCAAAGTATCCCTAACGTTCATTATGTTTTAGTAGGTAAAGGAGACGATCGCCCACGGGTTGAAAAATTAATTACGCAGCTTGGCCTACAAGACTGTGTAACCTTAACAGGCTTCGTTTCCGATCAGGAACTTTGCGATCATTACAATCTCTGTGACGTGTTTGCCATGCCCAGCAAAGGGGAAGGCTTTGGCATTGTGTACCTAGAAGCCCTGGCATGTGGTAAACCCACGCTGGGAGGAAATCAAGATGGAGCCATTGATGCGCTCTGCCAAGGCGAATTAGGAGCTCTAGTTGATCCAGATGATGCAGTTCAAATTGCCCATACCATTGTTCAACTCCTGGAGCAGACTTACCCTAACCCCCTCCTGTACCAGTCAGAAACTTTGCGACAGCGAGTAATCAATATCTATGGAATTGAACCTTTTCAACAAAGACTCACTAGTTTAATCGCAACTCATATTTGGGAGGCTTCCAGATGA